Within Alcaligenes sp. SDU_A2, the genomic segment TGCGACGTGTCGTCCAGCCTTGTTTTTGAGCCGCCGCCGCTGCCGATTGAATAGCATTGCTACCTCCGAAGCTGATCGGTTCATCCAGATCGTATCGAGAAAAATCCACGCCGGTGCTGGCCGCAAAATGCGCCAGACCACCTTCCGAACTGGCATGGGCCAGATAGTCGGCATATTTTTCTTGCGCTTCGGCCTCGGTCGCACCCGTGACCACCGCCACCCCGGCATATACCTTCACATCCTGAGCCTGCCGGCCGGCATCCACCGCTGCCTGGCGCAGCCTGCGGGACGACTCCCTGGCAGCCTGCGGGTCCCGCGCGCCAATAAAAACCCCTTCCGCATGCTGCCCGGCAAACTGCAAGCCACGCGCCGACGTACCCGCCTGAAACAGCAAGGGAGTGCGTTGCGGGGAGGGCGCGCTCATGTGGATGGCATGGCTGCGGTAAAACGGCCCGTCGTGATGCACCGCATGCACCTTTTCGGGCAAGGCATGAATACGACGTTGCTTGTCGGCTAGCAACGCGCCATCCTCCCAACTGCCTTCCCACAGCTTATAGGCTAATTGCAGGAAATCGTCGGCCCGGTCGTAACGGCTGTCGTGCGCATCCAGGCCATCCTGACCCAGACCGCGCGCGCCGCTGTCCACGTAGCCGGTCACGATATTCCAGCCTATGCGGCCATTGCTCAACTGATCCAGTGTGCTGACATCCCGCGCAAAGGTGTAGGGGTGATGCGCGGCCACCGACGCCGTCAGACCAAAACCAAGATGCTCGGTCACGGCCGCCATCGCCGACACCAGCAACCAAGGATTGTTCACGGGTAGCTGAATGCCCTCGCGCAGCGTCAGATCCACGCCTTGCTGGTACACGTCGTAGTACCCCACCACATCAGCCAGGAACATGCCATCGAACAAGCCTTTTTCCAATGTCCGGGCCAAATCCGTCCAATACTTCAAGGTGTGATATTCAGTCGAGCGGTCCCGTGGGTGCGTCCATAAACCGTGGTGGATATGACCCACGCAGTTCATGTTGAATGCATTCACGTGGATGTGTTTTTTGGGCAGCGTCATTGGCCGGCCTCCTTGCTTATTGCGTTACCCAGGTCAAGCGATACAGCTTTTGTTCGCCCCGGTAGAACTGGTCGATTGCCTGGCGCACGGCGGGCGAGTTCTTATAGATGTCCAAAAACCGGGCAATGCGCGGATCAGCGGCTTTGTCGCTGTGCGCAACAAACTGGATCGCCCAAGAGTCGTCCTCGTAACTGGTCAGTGCCAGTGCCTTGGTCGCATCAAACGCGTTAGACGCCAAAATAAAATAGGGGAAACCCTGTGCCAGATCCACATCCTGCGTCGCGCGCGCCAATTGCGGACCCTCTACTTCCACAAACTGCAACCGCTTGGGATTGGACACAATATCGCCCACCGTACCCAACAACCCCGTCTGCGGACGCAACTCGATCAGACCGGCGTGCGCCAACAGACGCAGCCCACGACCGACATTGACGGCATCGCTGGCAATCGCCACTTTGGCCCCATCAGGCAGATCGGCCAGAGTAGGGTGCTTGAGGGAATACAAGCCCAGATAGGACAGAATGCCCGACTGCACACTGACCAGCTTAAAGCCCTTATCTCGCACTGCATTGGCCAGATAATTACTGTTCTGGTAGTAATTCAAATCGATATCCCCGGCATCCAGCGCCACGTTAGGCGTAGCCCAGTCGGTAAATTCAATGACCTGCACGTCCAGCCCCTGCGCCTTGGCTTGTTGTGCAGCCACCTGCACCGAGTCGGCAAAAATGCCGGGCACAACCCCAATTCTCAAGGGCGCGGCACCAACCATGCTAGTCGCCGCAAGCATGGTGGCCAATGCGCTGAGGGCGGTCAGCTTTTTCAGAAATTGCGAGATAGTCATCATTCAGAATCCAATCGAAACAAAGCGGCGCAGAGCCGGCCAAAATCGGCCCCGTACCCAAAGTCATCCCTTGTGCACTTACAACGCGCCATGACGCGGCGGTCGCGCCCCATTCAGTACGTAATTCCCGACGGCGTGGTATTTCCAGCGCACCGGATCGTGGAGGGTATGCACGCGGGCATTACGCCAATAACGGTCCAGCCCATGCTGGGCCAGCGTGGCGCCGGTGCCGGCCAGCTCGAACAGCTTGCTGCCTGCCAACACGCTGGCGCTGGTGGACAGGGCCTTGGCTTGCGCAACGGCAATCGAGGCCTGCGCCACGCTATCTTCATCCGGGGCAAACTGGGCGGCATCCACAAAACGGGCGG encodes:
- a CDS encoding LLM class flavin-dependent oxidoreductase; its protein translation is MTLPKKHIHVNAFNMNCVGHIHHGLWTHPRDRSTEYHTLKYWTDLARTLEKGLFDGMFLADVVGYYDVYQQGVDLTLREGIQLPVNNPWLLVSAMAAVTEHLGFGLTASVAAHHPYTFARDVSTLDQLSNGRIGWNIVTGYVDSGARGLGQDGLDAHDSRYDRADDFLQLAYKLWEGSWEDGALLADKQRRIHALPEKVHAVHHDGPFYRSHAIHMSAPSPQRTPLLFQAGTSARGLQFAGQHAEGVFIGARDPQAARESSRRLRQAAVDAGRQAQDVKVYAGVAVVTGATEAEAQEKYADYLAHASSEGGLAHFAASTGVDFSRYDLDEPISFGGSNAIQSAAAAAQKQGWTTRRKLLEQFTLGSRYNTIVGDPGQVADALTNWIDEGEIDGFNLTRIVVPETWEDFARYIVPELQDRGRYRTAYEGGTLRQQLFGRGDRLAAHHPAAQWRQQGVIEARPVNV
- a CDS encoding MetQ/NlpA family ABC transporter substrate-binding protein; the encoded protein is MTISQFLKKLTALSALATMLAATSMVGAAPLRIGVVPGIFADSVQVAAQQAKAQGLDVQVIEFTDWATPNVALDAGDIDLNYYQNSNYLANAVRDKGFKLVSVQSGILSYLGLYSLKHPTLADLPDGAKVAIASDAVNVGRGLRLLAHAGLIELRPQTGLLGTVGDIVSNPKRLQFVEVEGPQLARATQDVDLAQGFPYFILASNAFDATKALALTSYEDDSWAIQFVAHSDKAADPRIARFLDIYKNSPAVRQAIDQFYRGEQKLYRLTWVTQ